Genomic DNA from Marnyiella aurantia:
CGCAGAACTGATCCAGGATCAACTCCAGGATGGTTTTCTCATTGAGCGGGATCAGCGGCTTTGGAATCACGTTGGTAAGAGGTCTTAATCGGGTACCCTGGCCGCCGGCCATAATAACTACGGGCAGGTCAATTTTTTCCCTGGCTTCACTTTGGTGCATCTCAAAGAGATCCTGCCAGTAATAAACGTCCAGCAGTTCACCCGAAGCGGAGACTAAAGGCATGAATTCGGCGCGCAGACGGTGCATTTTGGCTTTCACAACCTCCATATCATCATCTACTGTCGCATATATTTTATGGGTATCAACAATGGGATCAATGGCTTCCGTCAGGCTGTGACCTTTTATAATAGCTCGCTGCAGGTCACCAATGGTAATCATTCCGAAAAAACGGTCCTCCCTGTTTACAATAAGCGATTTTACTCTCTCGTGATCCATTTTTTCCAGTACCTGAAGTATCGTTCTTCCGGAATCAATGCTGAGGTCTAAAGTCTTTCTGTTCATTTATTTATTTTCATGTTTGTGTTACTGTTTATACCTGGCGTGCACCGCAGCAATAGTCTGGTTTGTACCATGTCCTGTACAGGTTAAAAGATCTAACCTAAATTGTACAGCAAATGAGGCTCTTCCCAATAAAAATAATAGATAAGACCTCCATCCCGAAGAGCTAATGCCATAACAGCAATGATCAGTACACTGTAAGTTACAGTCCGTGGAAAGCCTTTAGTATATCTGTTTACGGCCAAAGGGATCAACAGCATTATATAGAGATGAAAATACATGCTGATGCGGATCATGGACCCGTTGGAATAAATAAGCGGCCCAAAAAAGGTGAATAAGGGCAGCATTAGGTAAATATTTGCCAACGCACGGCTGTTTTGCAGTTCCGTCTTTTTAATTGTTAAATAACAAAAAAGTGACACCAGCAGCAGGAGGGACATAAATGTGGTGGCCCCCCCCTGCACTTCACTCATCCCATAGTTGGCATATTTATCAACCCCAATGCTTGATCCCATGAGCACTATAATTTGATTGGTAAAAATAAGCACGACAGGAACCATCGCAAAAGAAAACAAGTGTATTGTTTTGAGATATTTAGGATTTATTCTGCTTAGCAGTAAAGGCAAAAGAAATAACAGGGCAGTCATGTGAATAAACATGCCCAGAAAAATATAAAGCAAGGCCATTTTATATTTTCTTTCCGTCATAGACATATAGGCCATTATGCTCAAACCAATGGCATATAACTGGCGGCCGCCGGAGAGCGAAATAATGTGAAACATTGCTACATACAGAATGTACGCAAATACAAGTTCTGTCATACTGCTGCTGTATCGGTACATTAATCTGCCCAGCGGTACAAAAAAGAACAGGTTGGCAATAAAGACAAACATCTGCCAGTTTATTGCGACCATACTTATCATTTTTTGAAAGATCCAATAGCCAATATCACTTTCGTTGGTGTTGTAGAAATACCTCCCAATAAATTCATCCCATATCATACCCCACGATTTGCCCTGCACGTCATTATAAATATCGTAATAATTCATGGTATCAGAACCCACACTTAAGCTGCGAAGGGAGGTTTCCAGAAGAAGTATAAAACTGACAAGGATGATAAAGGTCTTTCTGTTTCTGGCACTGTCAGCGGCTCCCAGAAATAATCCCAGAAGAATAATAAGAGGAAAGATTATAAAATTAATACTCATTTACGTCACGTTTAATGCGCTTATAAGCTTCAGTCCACTTTAGCATCATCTCATAATTATTGGTTTGCTGCGCTTCCAGTTTCGCGGCATTGCCTTTCAGCGTTTCTGGCAGTTCCGGTTCTGCTAGTAAACGGTCTATATTAGCAGCCATCGCGCCGTAATCTCCCTGTGCACTCAGCAGAACCGTCTCGCTTTCTCTGTTAAGTTCTGTGGTACCACCTTCTGTAACCGTTGTAATTACGGGCAGCCCGTTGCTCATGGCTTCACGAATGGTATTTGGTACAAAATCCATTTTTAGAGGCAGCAGCGCATATTTGGCTTTGCGTATTTCTGTAATCACATCGTCCAGCGTAGGTAACCTGCCTGCAAAGGTAACATTTTCCCGAAGTCCATTGGCTTCAATAATATCATCCAGTTCTTTGCGGAAGGCGGCGTCATAACCACCAACAAAATGCAGCGTAATTTGAGGATGTTTTTTCTGGGCGATGGCAAAAGCTTTCAGCGCATCATCACCGGCCTTATTTATTCCAGCTGCGAAATAAACAAAATCGTAGCGCTTTTCTGTTTCACTAAGGTCAATATCCTTACCCATGGCTATGGATATATTGAGAAAACGGACGTCCGGCTTGATTTCACTAAGTATATAATCCCGGAATTCCTTAACCTCCGTTCCTATATAATCTGCCCGCTGAATCAGTTGTCTTTCCAGTCTTCCTTTATAAGCAAAACTAACTTTCTCCAGAGGTTCCTGAGTTACAGGGACCAGCCTTTCCAGCAAAGCCTGCAGCTGCAGTATAGTGGGTATATTTTCAGGTACATCCAGCAGACCCAGGGAATACTGGGGATTCTCCGCACCGATCACGTGCACGATGTCCGGTTTGATCTTGCGGATATACTTCTTAATATAACTGCGGTTACCGGGAAACAGGGATTTATGTTTGGTGACAAGCTGATAGTAAATCTGGCTGATGAGTCCGCTGTTCTCTTCCCGGAAGAAATGGTAATGGATGCCGTTTATTGTAAACTGCACTTCTTTTTCAGAGAGATAGCGTACCGGAGTAATGACGTGAAGTTCCACCTCTTCAATTTTCTCGAACTCCCGGATCGCGTTGGTGTTCCAGACCGCCGAATCTATATTCTCGTTGGTGGACTGGCCTTTTTTAGCCAGAATGTAGCGCAACAGCGGATTTACCTTTGTGGAATAATGTTTCCTTACCATCGGGTTGGAAAAGGAACAGATCATGGCGACCTTAATTTTACCCGCCATACTACCTGTTTAACAGTTTTGCGGGATTGCCTGTCCAAACCTCATCGGCAGGAACATCTTTTACCACTACCGAGCCCATGCCCAAAAGTGCGCCCGCTCCCACCTTGCGGTGATCGCGGATGGAGGTATTGGGACCTACCCAAACATCATCCCCCAGGACACAGGAGCCGGAGATCTCTGAGCAGGCGATGACCATTACGTTCCTGCCCAAATCCACATTATGCGAAATGTGACAGAGGTTATCAATTTTGGTATGATCGCCTATAACGGTGTCAGATAATGCGCCGCGATCTATGCAGGTATTCCCGCCCACTTCCACGTAGTTACCTATGATCACACCGCCAATCTGAGGAAAACGGAAACGGTTGCCCTGGCTGTCTTTCTCATAACCGAAACCGGCGCCCCCTATTACAGCACCTTCCTTGAAGAAACAGTTTTCACCGATCGTCACCTTATCATAAATTCTCACATAGGCAGAAATTACAGTACCCTTACCGATTTTTGCTTTGCCGATATGAACGTAAGGCCCGATATAAACGTCTGGACCAATTTCGGCTTCGGGATGGATAACTGCCGTCGGATGAATACCCGGCTCTTCCTTTTCCACAAAAAACTCGTTAGCTACCAGGGAAAAAGCCATCTTGGGATTAGGCACTATAATAAGGGTTTTCCCGGCAGCCTTCATAGCATCACTGTATACTACTTCAGCGTCTGCCAGAATCACTTTTGCGGGCGTACCCTCGGCGATTTCCTGTTTATTAGTTTTAATGGAGTTCACCCAATCAAGCGTCGTAGCTGTCGTTTTTTTTGGGTCTGCAATATGATCTGCGAACACATCTTCCACAGGACCGTGAACAGTTGGACTAACTGCTTGAAGAGCATTCAGTATTTGCTCCAGGCTTATTTTTTTTACTGTCATTTCTGTTTGTGTTTTTTTACTCAGTCGTTACCGTTTATATCGCCATCCCAGTCAATATTCTTCTGACCGATGGCAGCCAGGTGAATGTCGTATGTTTCTTTCATCCATTTTGCACGGTCATCTATTACTTTAAATACACGCTGGCGCGGCGGCAGCACTTCCTCCTGCCACATGCCGTCGTGAAACAGAAGTTGCAGTGCTAATTCCTTAGCCTCTGTCAGGCGGTCTTCCATCCTTTCAAAACGCCAGTGACCAAGAGAGTCCGCATTATATGCATACTTGCCTCTAAAATAATCAGAATACACATTCAGAAGTCCACCATATTTCTCCTTGCGGCAGGAAAGGGTAAAATCAGTATTGTTATGAAATGAAAATGCTTTCAGTTCTGTGTCGAAATACTTCTCCAAAATCTCTTTATCGAATTCAATAGCTTTGTCCAGTTGCGATTCATCGGTAATGTTCCAGAAGCGACTGTCGAAGTGAAGACCTAACTGATGCCCAAGGCTTTGAATTTGCTTAATCCCTTCAAAACTTCTTCTTTCCAGCAGATTATACCATTCGCTGTGCAGCTGGATAAAATAGGTTGATTTAATACCCAACTCGGCCTCAATTTCCGCCATTCGCACCGCGATAGGGATCGAAAATTCCAAATCATGCCGTAAAAGTATTGATCTTGGTACATATTCCTGATCAAATGACCGGAATTCATAATTTGCTAACCCAAGAGATAGTAATCGGCAGTAATTACTAAGGGTAAAATCACTGAATTTATATTTTTCGCTATAATTCATCTCCTATTACTTAAAAAGATTTTGATTCCGATTAATCTCATTTACTGCTGTTGCTCACGCCTTTGCTTTGACCAGGTCGTAGATTGAGGAAAAGCTCATCAATTCCAGAGCTTCATCATCATCAAACTCAATATCAAACTCCTCCTCCAAAGCGACTACTAAATTTAAGTGCTTTAGCGAATCCCAGTTTTCGATATTATCCGGGGATGACTCGGCGTTTATTTGTTCAGCAGGCATCTCAAACACTGAGGCCATTACATTTTTAATTCTTGTTTCCATTTTCTATTTTAATATAATTAATATTACTTTCCCTGTAGTTATCTAAGTTTAATTTGTACGCTCCGTCACTCCCATTCTCCTTATCAAAAGAGCAGTTTTCATAAAATTCTGCAACTTGCATGTTCTTTGGTGTTGCTGTATAAATGGCTGAAATTGAACCATAGTTCGTATTTCTGAGATCACGTATGATGTAATCCATCACTTTATATTCAATATTTCGGCCTATTATTCTGCAACTCATCAGGAAGGTATCAATATGGAGCAGTTCTTTGGTTAAATCCACAATACTAAGACCTGTAAGACCGTTATCACCAAATTTATCGGAAACAGACCAGGCGTAAACCGCATAATCGCCGGATGCAACAAAGCCTTGGATATCGATATCAGTATATCGCTTTGTAGTCAGGTTAAATTGGTTTGTCTTTTGGGTAAGTTGTGACATTCTTGGTATAAGTTCTCTATCATCTTTAAAGATTTTAACACTTAAATCCAATGATGTTAAATAATCTTCTATCTTTGAGAAACTCTTTTTTGAATCTTCCCTTTCTGACTGCTCTTTATAAATTTTTGCTTTAAGTAAATCCTCCTGTGTTACATTGTTGTTAAAGAACAAGCCCAAATTAGAGCGCAGCATATCCGGATATTCATAGATTTTCTCAGGTACCTGGAGTACTGTAATTTCAGGGATTTGTTCTTTTATTAAATTGGTTTCAAAAGAGGAGTCATCTACAAATACAATACTGTCCAAACCTATATTAAGGTCAGAAGCGATTTGCCGAAGATTCATCGCTTTATCAGTCCAATTGACCTTTTTAATTGTAATTATTTCCTCTCTGATCAGCATGTCAGGATGCTCTTGCACCACCTGATCCACATCGCCCGGATTATTCTTACTGCATAAGCCTATTAATACACCCTTTCGGCTAAGTGCTACTGCGAGACTCTGTATTTCGTGAAATATTACACCTGGACTAAAATGGGCAGACATTTGAATCTTCTCAAAACCATCTTCACCAAGGATCCCTCTCCAAAGTGTGTTATCACAGTCAAAGATCAGTGCCTTCTTCGTTTTACCGTTTGCCGCTGTGAAAATTGGTTTTACAAGTTGTGCGTAATTTTTAAAAAAATCAATACTATAGAGCGCCTGTGATGAGTAAAAATGTCTAAAATTAACACTTCTGTTCAGACCGATTTTATTAAATACCTTTTCAATATTCACAAGGATGACATTATCCGGCTTATTTTCAACTACAAAACTGTTTAATCTATCCGCTAACACTTCCAAATTACTGTTTGGTACTGCTTGGAATGAAAATACTGAAGGTGTAAACTTATGGAATATTACCAGGGAAGAACTTTTTAAGTTTCTGAATGTCAAATCTATTTCCAAACAGGTTTTCTGCACCAGTTCTTCAAGGCGTTCCTCAGTCAATTGTTCAATTTTCAGATATAAGCCTTCAACCAAATTACAGAGCTCCCAAAATATTACGACAGCATTTGAATCTTCTACTTTTGCACTGTCCTGAACAATATTATCGAAATCGCCAAATTCCAGCGAAGCATTAATTTTTTCCAACCGTAAATCATACTCCATTATCTCCTTCAGTTGATGAACGATAATGTTGGACAGGACTGAAATTTTATAACCTGGATTCGCTTCCAGATTTTTTCTTAATGCCACATTCTGTTGCAATATTTCCGAATAGGTTAAATTTTCCATATTAGTATTTTTGCTCTGTTTCAACTACCATTCTTTGTATTGCATAATTAATCGCAGCTTTGAACCGGCAGTTTTCTGAGCTGCTGTTTTTATTTAAAGTCATTCTTCAATAAGGCCATAATAACCATGTCCTCATATTTCCCGTCTGCATATATATGCTCCTTAAACAGAGCTTCCTGCTTAAACCCACCCATTAATTTGTGAAGTATAATTGCGGGTCTGTTAATAGCTATTATTTGTGCCTGAATTTTCCTAAGGTTCAGGACATTAAAGGCATATCTAAACAGAAGCTTAGCCGCCTCTTTAGTATAACCCTTACCCTGCTTCTCATTATCGCCTACAATCAAACCGTAAGTACAGGTACCAGAAATCCAATCGATAGTATTGAGTGATATAATTCCAGAAAATTCACCTGATTCAATTTCATCAATTCCCAGATAAATATTTCTGTTACTTTTATCATTAAGCACGTAATCAAACCATTCCCGATCCATTTCCTTTGTTTTTGGAAAGCGGATTCCCTGTGTCAGCTTAACCAGTTCCAGATTATTACGCCACTCATGGGTTTTATCTAAATCCTCTATTTTTAGAGGCCGAAGTATTACTTTTTCTCCTTTTAACATAGTTGTGTTTTTTTTAATTGCCGAATAAGCACTGATCAATAAGAGCAGTAATTTTATCTTTCTGCTCCGACAGATTATCACGATGAGTACCTGTCAAAATCAGATGTCCATATCTGTTTAGACTGTCAGTGATCCTGTTGGTTTCTTCTCCTATTTTCTTATCTAAATGCAGAGAGGTAATGCCTGGAAAATCCTTTAGAATCAGTTCCTTGTCCAGAGCATTTTTTACTGTAAATCTTTCTCCAAAATCAAAGAAAGACACCATTGCCGCTGCCTCTTTCCGCGTAAATTCAATATCACGCCCGGTAGCGATACGCAGAAGCTGATCTTCAATACTTACTCCTGTGGACAAAGGTACCAAATCTGAGGTGATAAAATCGCCGCCCAGGCGGGGTCCGATCTCAATCACCGTTACTTTACCACTGTTAATTTTCAGTTCAGGATGTAAGGCACAGTTGTTCAATCCGCTATAATCAACAATTTTCTGGATCAGGGCTTCGATTTCAGGCTTCAACTCCATAAAGCGGGAAGGTTGGATATGACCCAATTCCACATTATACGGCGGTGGCGTCACAATTTTGTCGGTAAGCTGCAGGATATGCACTTTACCGTGCTGTACCAAGGCTTCCACGCTGATCTCATCACCTTCGATATATTCCTCAATAAGGTAATTGCCATCACGGGAATGCTGCAGTGTTTCTTTAATGGCCAGCGCCAGCTCTTCTTTATTGTGAGCTTTGATGACGCCACGGCTGCCTGAATTGACCACCGGTTTTGTAATTACGGGAAAGGTAAAATCTAAACCTTTAACATCAACCTCACCGGTAAACATCTGACCTTTGGCGTGCGGCAGGTTGTTTTCCTTAAGAAATTCCTTGAATTTAGCCTTGTCCAGTACCGTGTCGCAGCTTTGGTACGATGGAAAAGGCAGGTCCAGTTCTTCCGCAATCCGGCACATCATCAGGATGGGCTTGTCCGTAGCTGCGGTAACTAACCCCTTTAGCCGGTACTGTTTTGCAAGGTCCAGAGTGGCGTCATAATCCTGACCGCCCACCGGGATGAAAACATCTGCCAGTTCTTTTCCGGGTGCATTCGGATCGGGATCGATTACGATGCTGGTATATCCCGCCAGTTTAATGCGGTTGATAATGGAGCACTGCAGGGTTCCGCCCCCAAAAACAAGGATATTATCCTTCATCAGATAAGTTTCTTAAGTGTTTCCGAAATATAGTTTACCTGCTCTACTGTAAGTTTGGAGTACATAGGCAGAGTGATAAGGTGGTCGACCAAAAAATCGGTTACCGGCAATTCGCTGGCAAATTCCTGATAGATGGAAAAATGGTGTACTGCAGGGTAATGCATACTGGTCTGAATACCTGCTTCAGCCAGCTGTGCGCGTATGGCATCCCTTCTTTCGGCATCGCCGTCAGTAAGTACGATCGGGAAGATATAATTGGAGTTAAAATCGGTGTAATCTGCAAACGGTATAATGATTCCCGATACATCATTCAGGGCGTTCAGGTACGCTGTCCTTACTTCTGCCCTTTTCTCCAGGTCGGCCTGAATCTTATCCAGCTGCACAATACCAATTGACGAATGGATATCGTCCATCCTGTAATTATAACCAAGTTCGACTACGTCATAAGCCGTTGAGTGACCTTTTGCTCTTTCGTAAGACATGGAAGTCATTCCGTGAGATCTCAGCAGTTTGGTGCGGGCAGCATAATCATCGTTATTGGTAATCAGCATACCGCCCTCACCTGTGCTGATATTCTTGTTGGAGAAGAAACTGAAACAGCCCACATCGCCGATTGTACCCAGCTTACGGCGTTTATACTCGGCCAACGGTCCGTGGCAGGCATCTTCAATCACCTTCAGGTCATGCTCTTTGGCAATGGCCATTATGGTGTCCATATCGCAGGCAAATCCGCCATAATGCATTACGATGATGGCTTTGGTTTTAGGTGTAATTTTTTTTCTGATGTCTTCGGCAGAGATCGTAGGATTTTCATAGCTCACCACATCGCCAAAAACAGGTACAGCGTTTACATAGCGGATGGCATTTACGGTGGCCACAAAGGTAAGCGAAGGACAGATGACCTCATCACCAGCCTCCACGCCCACAAGTTTTAGTGCAAGATGCAGACTTACGGTACAGTTGGACAGTGCGATGGCATGCTTTACAGAAAGCATACCGGCAAACTTCGCCTCGAAAGCGGCAGTCTTTGGACCGGTAGAGATCCATTTGGACTGAATGGTTTCCAGGGCAGCCTGTTCTTCTTTTTCGTCGAAGTTAAGGTCGAAAAGCGGGATTTTGTACATACTAATTGAGTTTGAGTGTTCTTAGAATTTTACCGACCGCACGCTGAACGATGTTGGGACGCCGGTTAATATGGTTATTAAAATGATAGTTATCGTAATTGAGGTTCCGCGCAACTTCCTTTGGGTGAATCTTTGCGGTGAAGTTAGCATCAAAAGGCCTGTAATGTTCGGCGGTCTGGCCCTTACTGTGAAGACCTTCCGCACCAATGTTTGAGGACAGATGCACCTTTGGTATTATAGATAAGCCGTTTTCTTTAAACCGGATATAGCTCCAGCAGATATCCCAGGTATTTTTACCGGCACCTCTTTTTTTCATTTCTTTTAAGGTAGAACGCCATAACTTTTTTTCCTCTTCATTCTGGGTCAGTTTTGAAAGTTCCTCGTTATTTAGATACTTATCGAAATCATCTACGTTTAAATCGAAGCGGTTCCAGGCTCTTTTCCAGGTAGCCCAACCCCAAATATGTCCGTAAATCCCGAAGAGATAATCTTCATTATTCGGCATATCAATTGGGGTGGTCTGACAGCTGCTTATCATATAAACTTCATTGCTGTTTCTGTAGCGGAGCAGCATATCCTGCGCAAACTTTAAAAATGACATGGGTGCAATAATGTCGTCTTCCAAAACGATAACGAATTCCTCATTTTCCAGAACCCAGGACACAGCAGAGGATATTGTTAATTCTGCACCACGGTTCTGATCATTAAACCTGTAATGGGTTTCACATTCCCAGTCCACTTTAGATACGATCTCCTTTACGGCAGTAACGAGTTGGTCCTCCCCCATTTTATAGTCCCGGGCACCATCGATTGCCACGTAAAGCTTTGCAGGCCGTGCATTCCGAATATATTCAAACGACTGGCGCATTACATCCGGCCGGTTAAAACCTATAAGCAAAACAGGTACGTTAAAATCTGTATTCATCATTGTATCTTTCTTTTAATTACGCCCAAAACAAGGTCTTTCTCATAGTTATTCAAAGCTAAGAAATAGGCTGCAAAACAATATATTAATCCCAAAACAACTGATTTAACAATTGTAGCGGTCCATGATATGGAAGGAAAAAAATAGTTTAAAGCTAATCCAATAAAAACTACTAATATAAATGGTAATGCCATTTTGACTTGGCACTGTTTAAAAAATTTCCAGATATTGATTTTCAATACCCGAACGTAAATAATATTCATCACAATTACGCCACCGACAATATTCCCAATAAAAATCGCAAATCCGGCCCCGGTAGATCCGAACCTAAGTGAAAGTAAATAAGATAAAACTACAGAAACTGCAGCAATAATGATTTTGGAATAGGCATTAAACTTAACTTTGTTGGAAGCGACTAATGCAGTGGATGCAATTTCCTGTGGTATCGTAAGTAATCCCGGCAGTATAAGAAATACCGCAACCAGATAGGATCGCTCAAAATCAGCACCAAGCCAGTTCAGAAAGAACCCCTTACCCGCCACCAGGAATATAGATACGATAGCGCCCAGCATAATAAACTGAATTCTGCCTACCTTGATCATGAGTTCCTGAATTGCTTCCGGACCGCCATCATCTTTATAGATGATCTGAGCTACTTTTGGTAGAAACATACTTCCAAATACAGTCGCAAATGTCCAGACATAACCCTCAATGGTCATCGCTGCTGAAAATATGGCGATTTCTTTACTGCCAGACGTCATGCCCAGCACACTAGGGGTAATATTTAGGATGAGCCTTTGCGCAATGGAAATCACCATCACCCAAAGTGAGAAAGAAAATATCTCTTTCACTAATACAGAGTCAAATCCCTTCCAGTTGATAGGCGTCCAATCCTTTTTCTTCAGGAAATAAAGTTTCCAGATAATCAGCAGAATTCCCAGGCCCGCGTTAACTACCACCAGAGAATATAGTCCGTAGCCCATTATCAGTGCGCCTACCATCAGGACAATATTTAAAACTTTATGGACAAGACCGGTAATTTTATGGAAAATAAACCATTCGCCGGAGAACAGTAAACCGTCCAAAGGTTGAAATGGGAAGGAAATGACCGAATAAAGTCCCGCTACCGCCAAAAGAACCTTAACTTTTCCTAATTCATCCGGATTAAGCTTAACAAAAATATGCTCTACATTAAAGTACATTACGGTAAGCAGCAAAAGGAAGATGACTGCCAGGCCAATAAAAAGTTTGTAAGCAATACCCATGAATCTGGAAATACCGTGGGTATCATTCTGTGCCTTATACTTGGACACAAAACGGGTAACTGCCGCAGAAAGCCCTAAGTCAATGGTAACCATAGTAACCAGTGAAGTGGCCAGTGTATACAGCCCAAAATCTGCCTGGCCGATGATGGAAATCATCCAGGGGGTATAGATAAGGCCGGCTATTATGGAAAAGGCAATGGTAAAGTAGGAGATCATTCCTCCGATCTTTATTTGCCTGCTGCTGTTCTGCATGAATTAATTTTGGCTATTAGTTGGGGGTACCAGGAATAAATTGATTACATTTTTGAATCCAGGTACTTTCCCTTTTCCACATAACCGAAATCCGGAATCATGGTAAAGAAAAGCTGAACGATCTCATCTTTTGTCCAGGCAGCTTTATCTTTCATATTCTTGATTGTGGCTGTAAAATGATTGATAAGCTCGCGGTCGTAAAGCGGCTCGTTTTTTACAATTCCTAAATTAGGGAAACGGTCCATGTCCAGCTCCTCGCGGTCGGTGAAGAACTCCTCGAAATCCTTTTCACCTGTAGTATCGCTGGCTGTAAACAGACAGGGCCACTGTCCCTGGGCGGGAAGGGTATGCACCAACTCACGCGCTTCGTCCTCAGAACTGCACAGATAAGGCGTGTAAC
This window encodes:
- a CDS encoding EpsG family protein, with product MSINFIIFPLIILLGLFLGAADSARNRKTFIILVSFILLLETSLRSLSVGSDTMNYYDIYNDVQGKSWGMIWDEFIGRYFYNTNESDIGYWIFQKMISMVAINWQMFVFIANLFFFVPLGRLMYRYSSSMTELVFAYILYVAMFHIISLSGGRQLYAIGLSIMAYMSMTERKYKMALLYIFLGMFIHMTALLFLLPLLLSRINPKYLKTIHLFSFAMVPVVLIFTNQIIVLMGSSIGVDKYANYGMSEVQGGATTFMSLLLLVSLFCYLTIKKTELQNSRALANIYLMLPLFTFFGPLIYSNGSMIRISMYFHLYIMLLIPLAVNRYTKGFPRTVTYSVLIIAVMALALRDGGLIYYFYWEEPHLLYNLG
- a CDS encoding glycosyltransferase, which encodes MAGKIKVAMICSFSNPMVRKHYSTKVNPLLRYILAKKGQSTNENIDSAVWNTNAIREFEKIEEVELHVITPVRYLSEKEVQFTINGIHYHFFREENSGLISQIYYQLVTKHKSLFPGNRSYIKKYIRKIKPDIVHVIGAENPQYSLGLLDVPENIPTILQLQALLERLVPVTQEPLEKVSFAYKGRLERQLIQRADYIGTEVKEFRDYILSEIKPDVRFLNISIAMGKDIDLSETEKRYDFVYFAAGINKAGDDALKAFAIAQKKHPQITLHFVGGYDAAFRKELDDIIEANGLRENVTFAGRLPTLDDVITEIRKAKYALLPLKMDFVPNTIREAMSNGLPVITTVTEGGTTELNRESETVLLSAQGDYGAMAANIDRLLAEPELPETLKGNAAKLEAQQTNNYEMMLKWTEAYKRIKRDVNEY
- a CDS encoding UDP-3-O-(3-hydroxymyristoyl)glucosamine N-acyltransferase → MTVKKISLEQILNALQAVSPTVHGPVEDVFADHIADPKKTTATTLDWVNSIKTNKQEIAEGTPAKVILADAEVVYSDAMKAAGKTLIIVPNPKMAFSLVANEFFVEKEEPGIHPTAVIHPEAEIGPDVYIGPYVHIGKAKIGKGTVISAYVRIYDKVTIGENCFFKEGAVIGGAGFGYEKDSQGNRFRFPQIGGVIIGNYVEVGGNTCIDRGALSDTVIGDHTKIDNLCHISHNVDLGRNVMVIACSEISGSCVLGDDVWVGPNTSIRDHRKVGAGALLGMGSVVVKDVPADEVWTGNPAKLLNR
- a CDS encoding polysaccharide deacetylase family protein; translation: MAEIEAELGIKSTYFIQLHSEWYNLLERRSFEGIKQIQSLGHQLGLHFDSRFWNITDESQLDKAIEFDKEILEKYFDTELKAFSFHNNTDFTLSCRKEKYGGLLNVYSDYFRGKYAYNADSLGHWRFERMEDRLTEAKELALQLLFHDGMWQEEVLPPRQRVFKVIDDRAKWMKETYDIHLAAIGQKNIDWDGDINGND
- a CDS encoding acyl carrier protein codes for the protein METRIKNVMASVFEMPAEQINAESSPDNIENWDSLKHLNLVVALEEEFDIEFDDDEALELMSFSSIYDLVKAKA
- a CDS encoding HAD-IIIC family phosphatase, yielding MENLTYSEILQQNVALRKNLEANPGYKISVLSNIIVHQLKEIMEYDLRLEKINASLEFGDFDNIVQDSAKVEDSNAVVIFWELCNLVEGLYLKIEQLTEERLEELVQKTCLEIDLTFRNLKSSSLVIFHKFTPSVFSFQAVPNSNLEVLADRLNSFVVENKPDNVILVNIEKVFNKIGLNRSVNFRHFYSSQALYSIDFFKNYAQLVKPIFTAANGKTKKALIFDCDNTLWRGILGEDGFEKIQMSAHFSPGVIFHEIQSLAVALSRKGVLIGLCSKNNPGDVDQVVQEHPDMLIREEIITIKKVNWTDKAMNLRQIASDLNIGLDSIVFVDDSSFETNLIKEQIPEITVLQVPEKIYEYPDMLRSNLGLFFNNNVTQEDLLKAKIYKEQSEREDSKKSFSKIEDYLTSLDLSVKIFKDDRELIPRMSQLTQKTNQFNLTTKRYTDIDIQGFVASGDYAVYAWSVSDKFGDNGLTGLSIVDLTKELLHIDTFLMSCRIIGRNIEYKVMDYIIRDLRNTNYGSISAIYTATPKNMQVAEFYENCSFDKENGSDGAYKLNLDNYRESNINYIKIENGNKN
- a CDS encoding GNAT family N-acetyltransferase, which codes for MLKGEKVILRPLKIEDLDKTHEWRNNLELVKLTQGIRFPKTKEMDREWFDYVLNDKSNRNIYLGIDEIESGEFSGIISLNTIDWISGTCTYGLIVGDNEKQGKGYTKEAAKLLFRYAFNVLNLRKIQAQIIAINRPAIILHKLMGGFKQEALFKEHIYADGKYEDMVIMALLKNDFK
- a CDS encoding ATP-grasp domain-containing protein, whose amino-acid sequence is MKDNILVFGGGTLQCSIINRIKLAGYTSIVIDPDPNAPGKELADVFIPVGGQDYDATLDLAKQYRLKGLVTAATDKPILMMCRIAEELDLPFPSYQSCDTVLDKAKFKEFLKENNLPHAKGQMFTGEVDVKGLDFTFPVITKPVVNSGSRGVIKAHNKEELALAIKETLQHSRDGNYLIEEYIEGDEISVEALVQHGKVHILQLTDKIVTPPPYNVELGHIQPSRFMELKPEIEALIQKIVDYSGLNNCALHPELKINSGKVTVIEIGPRLGGDFITSDLVPLSTGVSIEDQLLRIATGRDIEFTRKEAAAMVSFFDFGERFTVKNALDKELILKDFPGITSLHLDKKIGEETNRITDSLNRYGHLILTGTHRDNLSEQKDKITALIDQCLFGN
- a CDS encoding DegT/DnrJ/EryC1/StrS family aminotransferase, encoding MYKIPLFDLNFDEKEEQAALETIQSKWISTGPKTAAFEAKFAGMLSVKHAIALSNCTVSLHLALKLVGVEAGDEVICPSLTFVATVNAIRYVNAVPVFGDVVSYENPTISAEDIRKKITPKTKAIIVMHYGGFACDMDTIMAIAKEHDLKVIEDACHGPLAEYKRRKLGTIGDVGCFSFFSNKNISTGEGGMLITNNDDYAARTKLLRSHGMTSMSYERAKGHSTAYDVVELGYNYRMDDIHSSIGIVQLDKIQADLEKRAEVRTAYLNALNDVSGIIIPFADYTDFNSNYIFPIVLTDGDAERRDAIRAQLAEAGIQTSMHYPAVHHFSIYQEFASELPVTDFLVDHLITLPMYSKLTVEQVNYISETLKKLI